A single genomic interval of Phycisphaeraceae bacterium harbors:
- the ruvB gene encoding Holliday junction branch migration DNA helicase RuvB, with translation MGVAKERIVAREAQEEDAVVEAAAPAIRPTRIDDYVGQRDLVERVSIALQAVRERGDPMEHVLLHGPPGLGKTTLAHVIANEMGSRAVVTSGPALTRPGDLVGTLTRLEPRDVLFIDEIHRLPAAVEEYIYPAMEDYRVDFTVDSGMHAKIITLSLKPFTLIGATTRAGLLTHALRSRFGIVHHLRFYEHEELVRILRRAVEILGMGQVDLDALSAIADRSRGTPRVAIRLLRRVRDFAQVRCGGRVSDAAVSGALELEAVDALGLDELDRRYLRTIAEIYAGGPVGLEAVAATLADDAGTLEDLVEPYLLQIGFVARTRQGRQLTPRAWRHLELEPPATPSGVLPFPE, from the coding sequence AGGATGCCGTGGTCGAGGCGGCGGCGCCGGCGATTCGCCCGACGCGCATCGATGACTATGTGGGTCAGCGCGATCTCGTCGAGCGAGTCTCGATCGCCCTTCAGGCGGTGCGTGAGCGAGGGGATCCGATGGAGCATGTGCTCCTCCACGGTCCACCGGGGCTGGGCAAGACGACGCTGGCCCATGTCATCGCCAACGAAATGGGAAGCCGCGCCGTGGTTACGAGCGGCCCGGCTCTGACGCGACCGGGTGACCTCGTCGGCACGCTCACGCGACTCGAGCCCCGCGATGTGCTCTTCATCGACGAGATTCATCGACTTCCGGCGGCGGTGGAGGAGTACATCTATCCCGCCATGGAGGACTACCGCGTCGACTTCACCGTCGACAGCGGCATGCACGCGAAGATCATCACGCTCTCGCTGAAGCCGTTCACGCTGATCGGCGCGACGACGCGCGCCGGGCTTCTGACCCACGCGCTGCGTAGCCGCTTCGGCATCGTCCATCACCTGCGCTTCTATGAGCACGAAGAGCTGGTGCGGATCCTGCGCCGCGCGGTCGAGATTCTCGGCATGGGCCAGGTGGACCTCGACGCGTTGTCGGCCATTGCCGATCGAAGCCGCGGCACGCCGCGCGTGGCGATTCGGCTTCTTCGACGCGTGCGCGACTTCGCGCAGGTGCGCTGCGGTGGACGCGTCTCCGACGCGGCGGTGTCCGGTGCGCTCGAACTGGAAGCGGTCGATGCGCTGGGACTTGATGAACTCGACCGGCGCTACCTTCGCACGATAGCGGAGATCTACGCGGGTGGCCCCGTGGGACTCGAAGCGGTCGCGGCGACCCTCGCCGATGATGCGGGCACGCTCGAGGATCTCGTCGAGCCCTATCTCCTCCAGATCGGCTTCGTGGCCCGCACGCGGCAGGGGCGACAGCTCACGCCGAGAGCGTGGCGGCACCTCGAGCTCGAACCCCCCGCGACGCCATCGGGCGTGTTGCCGTTTCCTGAGTGA
- a CDS encoding ATP-dependent RNA helicase, whose amino-acid sequence MTPVLPVRALEVEIRRALAESSSLVLTAETGSGKTTQVPQILLEGGAIEGEILVLEPRRLAARLVAERVAHEVAERRRSSASAPMRGATALGGVVGFQTRFERAWSRETRIGFLTEGVFLRRLEREATLAGVGAVILDEFHERSTLADLALGITERIQRGPRPDLKLIVMSATLDAERLAARLGARHLHAEGRCHPVDISFRAAESGVPPWEMAARAMIELLDAGELLGDALVFMPGAEEIDRSVDAIGAALRSRGERAFVTGLHGGMSPQRQDEALRPRSERRVIVATNVAQTSITIDGIRTVIDSGTARVHRHDPRRALDALVLEPISRAAAEQRAGRAGRTAPGRCIRLWSEQDHARRPAFDSPEVLRADLSEPLLTLAALLPGGVSDAERFEWIDPPGTESVALAKTLLLRLGCIDEAGAITEMGRRAAALPLHPRLARAMIEAARLGCVERSAAWCAIAAGRPLVDERDPGSRAALLSLLQKGEAPSDMLVRERLLRTPPSSARVNHAALAEARRACEQLTRLVADSNKAGVRRSDGASRGSTGNTPAIKAPIAGRSTSTDALHGAATEREVALSLLAGFPDFVAWRPDRQKPHALVAGRRKVELDRETLVRGEGFLLALGARAHPRDPSTQLLSLLVPLERAWLEAAMPQRFARPIEERWNPETKAVESIEEVCFDGTPIEMILRPARDLGAAATILARRIALGEVDLPLWDEKVEQWIARVRCVAEWFPQRSLLAYDDEDLAVIRSEIVHGATRASQLADRHCLDAVRGALAHDDAMFVERMAPAEIPLPNGRRLRLTYQPGQPPRGGARIQDLFDLRATPTVAGGRIAVLIEILAPSQRPLQVTSDLPGFFERLYPQIKPELKRRYPKHEWR is encoded by the coding sequence GTGACGCCGGTGCTTCCGGTTCGAGCGCTCGAGGTGGAGATCCGCCGGGCGCTGGCGGAGTCGTCGTCGCTCGTGCTCACGGCCGAAACCGGAAGCGGGAAGACGACGCAGGTTCCGCAGATTCTTCTTGAGGGTGGGGCGATCGAGGGCGAAATCCTCGTGCTCGAGCCGCGTCGCCTCGCGGCGCGGCTGGTCGCCGAGCGGGTGGCGCATGAAGTCGCCGAGCGTCGCCGGTCGAGCGCGTCAGCGCCAATGCGCGGGGCCACTGCACTCGGAGGCGTGGTCGGATTCCAGACTCGTTTCGAGCGCGCATGGAGTCGGGAGACCCGCATCGGATTCCTGACGGAGGGGGTCTTTCTGCGACGACTGGAGCGTGAGGCGACGCTCGCCGGAGTCGGCGCTGTGATTCTCGATGAGTTTCACGAGCGAAGCACACTGGCGGACCTCGCCCTCGGCATCACCGAGCGCATTCAACGCGGACCTCGTCCGGACTTGAAGCTCATCGTGATGAGCGCGACGCTCGACGCGGAGCGACTGGCGGCGCGACTCGGTGCGAGACACCTTCACGCGGAGGGGCGCTGCCATCCCGTCGACATCTCCTTCCGCGCCGCCGAATCGGGCGTGCCCCCGTGGGAGATGGCCGCACGCGCCATGATCGAACTGCTCGATGCGGGGGAGCTCCTCGGTGATGCGCTCGTCTTCATGCCTGGCGCTGAGGAGATCGATCGCAGCGTGGACGCGATCGGAGCGGCCCTGCGAAGTCGCGGCGAACGGGCGTTTGTCACGGGGTTGCATGGAGGCATGTCGCCGCAGCGGCAGGATGAGGCGCTGCGCCCGCGGAGCGAACGGCGCGTGATCGTGGCCACGAATGTCGCGCAGACTTCGATCACGATCGACGGTATTCGCACGGTCATCGACTCGGGAACGGCCCGGGTGCATCGGCACGACCCCCGGCGCGCCCTCGACGCGCTGGTGCTCGAGCCGATCAGCCGCGCCGCGGCGGAGCAGCGCGCAGGCCGTGCGGGACGAACCGCGCCGGGCCGCTGCATTCGCCTCTGGAGTGAACAGGACCATGCGCGGCGGCCCGCCTTCGATTCGCCCGAGGTTCTTCGAGCGGACCTCAGCGAACCGCTGCTCACACTGGCGGCGCTGCTGCCGGGAGGTGTCTCGGACGCCGAGCGCTTCGAGTGGATTGACCCACCAGGGACTGAGTCGGTGGCGCTGGCGAAGACTCTGCTCCTTCGGTTGGGTTGCATCGATGAGGCTGGCGCCATCACGGAGATGGGCCGTCGTGCCGCCGCGCTCCCGCTCCACCCGCGACTTGCGCGGGCGATGATCGAAGCGGCTCGTCTCGGCTGCGTCGAGCGCAGCGCGGCGTGGTGCGCCATTGCCGCCGGTCGCCCGCTGGTCGATGAGCGCGACCCCGGGAGTCGCGCAGCGCTTCTCTCGCTTCTTCAGAAGGGGGAAGCACCCTCCGACATGCTGGTGCGCGAGCGCCTGCTGCGCACGCCGCCGTCGAGTGCGCGGGTGAACCACGCGGCATTGGCGGAAGCGCGGCGCGCGTGCGAGCAACTCACGCGACTGGTGGCGGATTCGAACAAGGCTGGTGTCCGGCGCAGCGATGGGGCCTCGCGCGGTTCAACTGGCAACACGCCAGCCATCAAGGCGCCGATCGCAGGTCGATCGACCTCCACCGATGCCCTGCATGGTGCCGCAACGGAGCGTGAGGTGGCGCTCTCGCTGCTGGCTGGGTTTCCCGACTTCGTCGCGTGGAGGCCCGACCGACAAAAGCCTCACGCGCTGGTGGCGGGCCGCCGCAAGGTCGAACTCGACCGTGAGACGCTCGTGCGCGGCGAGGGTTTCCTGCTGGCGCTTGGAGCGAGAGCCCATCCACGCGATCCATCGACGCAACTGCTCTCGCTCCTTGTTCCCCTCGAGCGCGCGTGGCTCGAGGCCGCCATGCCGCAGCGTTTCGCGCGCCCCATCGAGGAGCGCTGGAATCCGGAGACGAAGGCTGTCGAGTCGATCGAGGAGGTGTGCTTCGACGGTACTCCGATCGAGATGATCTTGCGCCCCGCGCGCGACTTGGGCGCGGCGGCGACCATCCTTGCACGGCGCATCGCTCTGGGTGAAGTCGACCTGCCGCTCTGGGATGAGAAGGTCGAGCAGTGGATCGCCCGTGTCCGCTGCGTCGCCGAGTGGTTTCCGCAACGATCGCTGCTGGCCTACGACGACGAGGATCTCGCCGTCATCCGCAGTGAGATCGTGCACGGCGCCACACGCGCGTCACAACTGGCCGATCGCCACTGCCTCGATGCGGTGCGCGGAGCGCTTGCGCATGACGATGCGATGTTCGTCGAGCGCATGGCGCCTGCGGAGATCCCGCTTCCGAACGGTCGACGCCTGCGGCTCACCTATCAGCCCGGGCAGCCGCCACGGGGAGGCGCACGCATCCAGGACCTCTTCGATCTTCGGGCGACCCCCACGGTGGCTGGTGGCAGGATCGCGGTGCTGATCGAGATTCTCGCGCCCAGTCAGCGCCCCCTCCAGGTGACGAGCGATCTCCCGGGGTTCTTCGAGCGGCTCTATCCGCAGATCAAGCCGGAGTTGAAGCGCCGCTACCCGAAGCACGAGTGGCGCTGA
- the ribH gene encoding 6,7-dimethyl-8-ribityllumazine synthase, with product MHKDPATSLSEQAFNARGLRIGVVTSAYHAEITAKLEEGAVEAFIACGGESASLRRVASPGAFELVPIAAALAERDDIDGVVVLGCIVRGETRHDRVLGLSVAQALAHLAATQVKPVTFGVLTVDRLRQARERCGGAHGHKGREAMVAAIAAVRAIQAVRA from the coding sequence ATGCACAAGGACCCGGCGACCAGCCTTTCAGAACAGGCCTTCAACGCGCGGGGGCTCCGAATCGGCGTGGTGACGAGCGCCTATCACGCGGAGATCACCGCCAAACTGGAAGAGGGCGCGGTCGAGGCGTTCATCGCCTGCGGCGGGGAGTCGGCGTCGCTGCGTCGCGTGGCCTCGCCCGGCGCATTCGAACTGGTGCCCATTGCCGCCGCACTTGCGGAACGCGACGATATCGACGGCGTCGTCGTCCTCGGTTGCATTGTGCGAGGGGAGACTCGCCACGATCGTGTGCTCGGGCTGTCCGTCGCCCAGGCCCTGGCGCATCTCGCTGCAACTCAAGTGAAGCCCGTCACCTTCGGCGTCTTGACCGTAGACCGGCTGCGCCAGGCCCGCGAGCGATGCGGTGGAGCCCATGGGCATAAGGGGCGCGAAGCGATGGTGGCGGCGATCGCCGCGGTGCGGGCGATTCAGGCGGTGCGGGCATGA
- the lptD gene encoding LPS assembly protein LptD, producing the protein MQVRAGERDTLRPGRAWSRLVAACLPALTTIFTAVNGATAQELQDIPITGDRLGGFVLPILPVASNFRATGVQAWLWRVDDTQRLELRGDVRIQVASYEFASQRAFIWINRLPTAVGLVNQIAIWFPSVDEPTRRAGLGVSGSDLLITASTIGEIDITATLWEEADPGGSEARGAAEARLRRHLAQIADGRPLLRTQPRVDRPPVPPTPTIEVGGRVELPPPPPAPTATTVRVPADGPPILAPTGTMTFFGRTITVDEASDSIAIEGTVRIDWLNSNPANPEGTLQLSADRAVIFLKPGTLAALINRTGPLGAERVEGIYLEGDVLATDFNYTIRGRRIYYDIATNQALMVDAVLRTAIRRGLPVTARAAELRQVAADQFVAQRAQVSTSEFFTPHLAIGAEQVRVTKREGSAYLEGSNATFRVAGTPVLWTPGFSGTPSEFPLKSISSGYNQTRGVEVGTRWNLFSLLGIETPKGVDGELLNDVYSNNGVGLGTRFSYSEGPQDGNLKLYGFYDFQNEEQSSAGRNYISEDTFRGIASADYTTLIGSELLAQVQANFVSDPAFLSTFDQRAFAEHREYETSGFLRWQSGNSVFSILGKYDLDNSVVNSYQLASRPYSVDKLPQVDYARFADELFGWLSWSQEYSANTMQLRLTKGTPESIAAPNLAFFPADYLAPAPFTQDNLPIANAYSSAGYNQDLRARIYTRQELSVPFEWEKIKIVPFGQVTGVGYFLEDFNSYSPEADDYRGLFGGGVRMSTEFVRVYDGVQNRALDINRLRWVLKPNAMLWSAYDTSNPTDYPIYDQGVEAISGASVAQVGLTQRWQTYRGGPGNWRSIDWIYLDVGAVFSDHNNTFQRTLPNTLKYAQSPLPTFYRFRPEYSQWGSHLYGNATWQLSSTFSVIGSMVALPFDERPSGGSASKWLGRGSLGVAMYHSPEVSTFVEYRYVNNFDPTDTYPSDELLNVGLNYKIGRLYDLSLGPQFDLREGGFRSLSAQLVRVFPDFDFGIGVSYDAIVDEYSLNARLRIAGPSQRGAWSFSQATPQFPSPWAGLMTP; encoded by the coding sequence ATGCAGGTCCGCGCCGGCGAACGCGACACCCTCCGACCCGGGCGCGCCTGGAGTCGCCTCGTCGCCGCGTGCTTGCCCGCCCTCACGACGATCTTCACCGCCGTCAACGGAGCGACCGCGCAGGAGCTTCAGGACATCCCGATCACGGGCGATCGATTGGGAGGCTTCGTCCTTCCGATTCTGCCGGTGGCGTCCAATTTCCGAGCGACCGGGGTGCAAGCGTGGCTCTGGCGCGTGGATGACACCCAGCGACTCGAGCTGCGCGGCGATGTTCGCATCCAGGTTGCTTCCTATGAATTCGCCTCGCAGCGGGCCTTCATCTGGATCAACCGCCTGCCGACGGCCGTCGGCCTGGTGAATCAGATCGCCATTTGGTTTCCCAGCGTCGATGAACCGACACGCCGCGCCGGCCTTGGCGTGAGCGGCAGTGATCTTCTCATCACGGCCAGCACCATCGGCGAGATCGACATCACGGCCACGCTGTGGGAGGAAGCTGATCCGGGCGGCAGCGAAGCTCGAGGGGCCGCCGAGGCGCGCCTGCGACGACACCTCGCGCAGATCGCCGACGGTCGCCCGCTGCTGCGCACGCAACCTCGCGTCGATCGCCCACCCGTGCCACCGACACCGACGATCGAGGTCGGAGGCCGCGTCGAACTTCCCCCACCGCCGCCAGCTCCAACGGCCACCACCGTTCGAGTGCCCGCCGATGGGCCACCGATTCTTGCGCCGACGGGAACCATGACCTTCTTCGGGCGGACCATCACCGTCGATGAAGCGAGCGACTCGATCGCCATCGAGGGGACCGTGCGCATTGACTGGCTCAACTCGAACCCGGCCAATCCCGAAGGCACGCTGCAACTCTCCGCCGACCGGGCTGTCATCTTCCTGAAGCCGGGCACACTTGCCGCGCTGATCAATCGCACGGGACCACTCGGTGCAGAACGGGTCGAGGGCATCTATCTCGAAGGCGATGTGCTCGCCACCGACTTCAACTACACGATCCGTGGTCGGCGTATCTACTACGACATCGCGACGAACCAGGCGCTCATGGTCGACGCGGTGCTTCGCACGGCCATTCGCCGCGGACTTCCGGTCACCGCGCGAGCGGCGGAGCTCCGGCAGGTCGCCGCGGACCAGTTCGTGGCTCAAAGGGCGCAGGTCTCAACGAGCGAGTTCTTCACGCCCCACCTTGCCATCGGCGCCGAGCAGGTGCGAGTGACCAAGCGTGAGGGCAGTGCATATCTCGAGGGGTCCAACGCCACCTTCCGCGTGGCCGGCACACCGGTCCTCTGGACCCCCGGGTTCAGCGGGACGCCGAGTGAGTTCCCGCTCAAGAGCATCTCCTCGGGCTACAACCAGACACGAGGTGTGGAGGTCGGAACCCGCTGGAACCTCTTCAGTCTGCTGGGCATTGAGACACCGAAGGGTGTGGATGGCGAGCTGCTCAACGATGTCTATTCCAACAACGGTGTCGGCCTCGGCACACGCTTCAGTTACAGCGAGGGTCCGCAGGATGGCAACCTGAAGCTCTACGGCTTCTACGACTTCCAGAATGAGGAGCAGAGCTCCGCCGGTCGCAATTACATCTCCGAAGACACCTTCCGCGGCATCGCCTCGGCGGACTACACCACGCTCATCGGTTCGGAGCTCCTGGCGCAGGTGCAGGCGAACTTCGTGAGCGACCCCGCGTTCCTCTCGACCTTCGATCAGCGCGCCTTCGCGGAACATCGCGAGTACGAGACGAGCGGCTTCCTCAGATGGCAGTCGGGCAACTCGGTCTTCTCGATCCTCGGCAAGTACGACCTCGACAACTCGGTGGTGAACTCCTATCAGTTGGCGAGCCGCCCCTACTCCGTCGACAAGCTGCCGCAGGTCGATTACGCGCGCTTCGCTGACGAACTCTTCGGCTGGCTGTCGTGGAGCCAGGAGTACAGCGCGAACACCATGCAGTTGCGCCTCACGAAGGGCACGCCGGAGTCGATCGCGGCACCGAATCTCGCCTTCTTCCCGGCGGACTATCTGGCGCCCGCGCCCTTCACACAGGACAACCTCCCGATCGCGAATGCCTACTCGAGCGCCGGCTACAACCAGGACCTGAGGGCGCGGATCTACACGCGGCAGGAACTCTCCGTTCCCTTCGAGTGGGAGAAGATCAAGATCGTCCCCTTCGGTCAGGTCACCGGTGTCGGCTACTTCCTCGAAGACTTCAACTCCTACTCACCCGAGGCCGACGATTATCGCGGCCTCTTCGGCGGCGGCGTGCGCATGAGCACGGAGTTCGTGCGCGTCTATGACGGCGTGCAGAATCGTGCTCTTGACATCAACCGCCTTCGATGGGTGCTGAAGCCGAATGCGATGCTCTGGAGCGCCTACGACACTTCCAACCCCACCGACTACCCGATCTACGATCAGGGCGTCGAGGCGATCTCCGGCGCGAGCGTGGCGCAGGTCGGCCTCACGCAGCGCTGGCAGACCTATCGCGGCGGTCCTGGAAACTGGCGGAGCATCGACTGGATCTACCTCGATGTCGGCGCAGTCTTCAGCGATCACAACAACACCTTCCAGCGCACGCTGCCGAACACGCTCAAGTACGCGCAGAGCCCCCTGCCGACCTTCTATCGCTTCCGGCCGGAGTACTCGCAGTGGGGAAGCCACCTCTATGGCAATGCGACATGGCAGCTCAGCAGCACCTTCTCGGTGATTGGCAGCATGGTGGCACTGCCATTCGATGAGCGCCCGTCGGGCGGCAGCGCGTCGAAGTGGCTCGGGCGCGGCTCGCTCGGTGTGGCGATGTACCACTCGCCCGAGGTCTCCACCTTCGTCGAGTACCGCTATGTGAACAACTTCGATCCGACGGACACCTACCCCTCGGATGAGCTTCTCAATGTCGGGCTCAACTACAAGATCGGCCGCCTCTATGATCTCTCTCTCGGGCCGCAGTTCGATCTCCGGGAGGGCGGCTTCCGATCGCTCTCGGCCCAGCTTGTCCGGGTCTTTCCCGACTTCGACTTCGGCATCGGGGTGAGTTACGACGCCATCGTCGATGAGTACTCCCTGAACGCGCGGCTCAGGATTGCCGGCCCCAGCCAGCGCGGCGCGTGGAGTTTCTCGCAAGCGACACCGCAGTTCCCCTCGCCGTGGGCTGGTCTCATGACGCCGTGA
- a CDS encoding prepilin-type N-terminal cleavage/methylation domain-containing protein, with translation MSSTGRAPKGFTLVEALTVIGIIAILLGLIMPALATIRRSAQNTQCLSNLRNLWVPITSYQSINNSLLPNADFLPAASASGPIGGLPEVLQRQIDRTSEVWFCPADIDEESVEIGTSYFYLPGLLKYLPPVQLAVAQMLAQHPPGSIPQKDLDRKQRELESRLVGNLIGNDLRRRYPLLIDSQDRHGSGRNPRNGVWIDGSAGELVEFDEEDAD, from the coding sequence ATGTCATCCACTGGGCGGGCACCCAAGGGTTTCACTCTGGTCGAGGCGTTGACGGTGATCGGGATCATCGCGATCCTCCTCGGTCTGATCATGCCAGCGCTCGCCACGATCCGGCGCAGCGCGCAGAACACCCAGTGCCTGAGCAACCTCCGAAACCTGTGGGTCCCGATCACGAGCTATCAGTCGATCAACAACAGCCTGCTTCCGAACGCCGACTTTTTGCCGGCGGCCAGTGCCAGCGGGCCCATCGGCGGGCTTCCGGAAGTTCTCCAGCGGCAGATCGACCGCACGAGTGAAGTGTGGTTCTGCCCCGCCGATATCGACGAGGAGTCGGTTGAAATCGGCACCAGCTATTTCTACTTGCCGGGACTGCTCAAGTACCTGCCGCCGGTGCAACTGGCTGTGGCGCAGATGCTCGCGCAGCATCCTCCCGGCTCGATTCCTCAGAAGGACCTCGATCGCAAGCAGCGCGAGCTTGAGTCGCGCCTCGTCGGAAATCTGATCGGCAATGACCTTCGGCGGCGCTATCCGCTGCTGATCGACAGCCAGGATCGTCACGGCTCGGGGCGCAATCCGCGCAACGGCGTGTGGATCGATGGAAGCGCCGGGGAGTTGGTGGAGTTCGACGAGGAGGACGCCGATTGA
- the nusB gene encoding transcription antitermination factor NusB, whose translation MSPSRDIRRCAIQELYQLDAGGDGGDLTGSLGAEGEARADDAVRQEGAALAAKAWASRHDADQDIARFTPEWPIHRQPIVDRNVLRLAWWEMVHGGVPAALAISEAVDLAREFGGERSPPFVNAVLDRIRRERGVPSGGGV comes from the coding sequence ATGAGTCCCTCGCGCGACATTCGTCGCTGCGCGATCCAGGAGCTCTACCAGCTCGATGCCGGTGGCGATGGCGGTGACCTCACCGGCTCACTTGGAGCCGAGGGAGAGGCGAGAGCCGACGATGCGGTGCGCCAGGAGGGTGCCGCGCTCGCCGCGAAGGCATGGGCGAGCCGCCATGATGCCGATCAGGACATTGCCCGCTTCACCCCGGAGTGGCCCATTCATCGCCAGCCGATCGTCGACCGCAATGTGCTTCGGCTGGCGTGGTGGGAGATGGTGCATGGAGGGGTTCCCGCGGCGCTCGCCATCAGCGAGGCGGTTGATCTCGCCCGTGAGTTCGGCGGTGAGCGAAGCCCGCCCTTCGTGAATGCCGTGCTCGACCGGATCCGACGGGAGCGCGGGGTACCGTCGGGCGGAGGAGTCTGA
- the ftsY gene encoding signal recognition particle-docking protein FtsY, protein MALFRSAIDAIKRGLARTAQALGAGLRTLLHGRPLSEELIDEIESRLIAADVGVKASREIIEALRRDFRAGRVPRGEDALEFLKANLKSRWGPQDRSLAVSAMKPTVILVCGVNGAGKTTSVAKIAKTLRDEGRSVLLGAADTYRAGAVAQLAIWAERLGVDIVRGQAGADPAAVTFDAVEAALARGVDVLLVDTAGRLHTQEHLMRQLAKIRNVIARKIDGAPHETLLVLDATSGQNAIQQARVFREAAHVTGIFLAKLDGTARGGIVVAIRDELDVPVKLVGVGERPEDVQPFDPDRFVEAMFTDA, encoded by the coding sequence GTGGCCCTGTTTCGTTCAGCGATCGATGCGATCAAGCGGGGGCTCGCACGCACGGCGCAGGCGCTCGGCGCCGGATTGCGCACGCTGCTTCATGGTCGTCCGCTCTCCGAGGAGTTGATCGACGAGATCGAGTCGCGACTCATCGCCGCTGATGTCGGAGTGAAGGCGTCACGCGAGATCATCGAGGCACTGCGCCGCGACTTCAGGGCCGGCCGAGTGCCGCGCGGCGAAGACGCGCTGGAGTTCCTGAAGGCGAATCTCAAGTCGCGCTGGGGGCCGCAGGATCGCTCGCTCGCGGTCTCCGCGATGAAGCCCACTGTGATCCTTGTGTGCGGCGTGAACGGCGCCGGGAAGACGACGAGTGTTGCGAAGATCGCCAAGACGCTGCGCGACGAAGGACGAAGCGTGCTGCTCGGCGCGGCGGACACCTATCGCGCTGGCGCCGTTGCCCAACTGGCGATCTGGGCGGAGCGGCTTGGAGTCGACATCGTGCGCGGGCAGGCGGGCGCCGATCCTGCGGCCGTCACCTTCGACGCCGTGGAGGCGGCCCTCGCTCGTGGCGTCGATGTGCTGCTGGTCGATACGGCGGGGCGACTCCATACGCAGGAGCATCTCATGCGGCAGCTCGCCAAGATTCGCAATGTGATTGCGCGCAAGATCGATGGCGCGCCGCACGAAACGCTGCTGGTCCTCGATGCGACCAGCGGTCAGAACGCGATTCAGCAGGCCCGGGTCTTCCGCGAAGCGGCCCATGTGACCGGCATCTTTCTCGCGAAGCTCGATGGCACCGCGCGGGGTGGCATCGTGGTGGCCATCCGGGATGAGCTCGATGTCCCGGTGAAGCTGGTTGGAGTTGGAGAACGCCCCGAGGATGTGCAGCCATTTGACCCCGATCGCTTCGTGGAAGCGATGTTCACCGACGCCTGA